TATTTCTGAAATATTTGCCCCCCTGCATACGCAGCTGTTAAGGTATGTTATTACCGATTTATTGGCGTTTACTTTGATCCTGGTGCTGCTTTTTCAGCTGATAAACCGGGCTTTAAAACCGGTTATTGAGATGTCAGGGGCGGCCAGAGAAATATCACAGGGTGATTTTTCGAAGAGGGTAACAGTTGAATCAAACGATGAAATAGGTATCCTCGGTAAAACTTTTAATTTCATGGCGGCTGAACTGAGACAGCAGTTTACCTTGCAGCAGAGCAGGCAGGAGGTAATACAGTCCCTGGTTACCATTCTGAAAATGGATGACTTATTACAAAAGGGTTTGGAAACATTATGTACAGCCTTTGATTTTAAGGTAGGTGCTGTTTACTTATCAGATTCCAAACGAAAGAGTTTAGTGCGCAAAGCTTTATTTTGCCCGGGTCGCGAGTTGAACGGGCGGGAGATACTTGGAATTGGTGAAGGCCTTGAAGGTCACGCCGTACACACCAGGGAAGTGCAGGTACTTACAATGCTTCCGGAAGATACGCTTTATACTGTAAACTGGCTGGGTGGGAATATCTTACCGAAAAGTATTGTGGCGGTACCGCTGGTATTTGGTGAAAAAACTCTGGGTGTATTAAGTCTCGCCTCGCTAAAAAACATTACTCCGGCGGAAGTAAAAGTTTTAAAGACTATTGGCAATGTGATGGGAGTAACAATAAACAATGCCTTATCTTATGAGCGGGCCAGGGAACTGTCTATTCGCATGCAAGATTTAAATGAAGAGCTGGCCCAGCAGAATGAGGAACTTAATGCCCAGAGTGAGGAACTGCAGTGTCAAACTGAGGAACTGCAAAGCCAATCCGTGAAACTACAGGCTATTACTGAGGAACTTCAGAAAAAGAACGCTGAGCTTCAGAAGGTAGACGAGAATAAAACAAAATATTTAGCCACTTTATCGCATGAATTAAGGGCACCTTTAAATGCCGTGATTGGTTTTTCCGATGTACTGTTAGATAAAGTGGTAGGGCAGTTAAACCAGCAGCAGGAAAAATACCTTCATGAAATACTAAACAGCGGTAAACACCTGTTGAATTTGATTAATGACCTGCTGGATTTGTCTAAAATTAAGGCCGGGCAGGTTGAGCTGGACATTAGGTGTATTGATCCGGCGATACCCCTGCAGGAGGCTTTGGCAATGGGAGGCGCGGCTATATCCCGTAAGTCATTAGAGGTAATAAATTTAGTGCCCGATAATACTTACACGGTGAGTGCCGATCATAATAAATTAAAACAGATATTTTTAAATTTGTTAACCAATGCAGTTAAATTTACACCGGAAGGCGGGCGGATTATTATCAGTGCCCGCCAGGAGCAAAACGTTCTTTATTTATCGGTTGCTGATACCGGAATCGGAATAGCTCCCCAATATCATGAGACCATTTTTGAGGCGTTTAAGCAGACTAAGAATACCGTTTCAGGTTCCTTTGGAGGGACAGGGCTGGGTCTGGCTAT
The Desulfolucanica intricata genome window above contains:
- a CDS encoding ATP-binding protein, with product MAGNPLVQQYIAEITTGSGNPAEAVNRLSAYWETIQEQYAIYDEIYFITRDRKILASTDKERINTVHPRDDFIKIPLETGEIYFQDAYFSMSTHRPCIAFSVPVATPNPGNQNGTNYPGVLVYRVDIGEVIQPLLESRVNLGNTGEVILINRERTTLTDLRSRPGSALKYKLKTEAAAKVIQGEEGILQAPAYTGNETLAVYRYIPSVKWGLIVRQDISEIFAPLHTQLLRYVITDLLAFTLILVLLFQLINRALKPVIEMSGAAREISQGDFSKRVTVESNDEIGILGKTFNFMAAELRQQFTLQQSRQEVIQSLVTILKMDDLLQKGLETLCTAFDFKVGAVYLSDSKRKSLVRKALFCPGRELNGREILGIGEGLEGHAVHTREVQVLTMLPEDTLYTVNWLGGNILPKSIVAVPLVFGEKTLGVLSLASLKNITPAEVKVLKTIGNVMGVTINNALSYERARELSIRMQDLNEELAQQNEELNAQSEELQCQTEELQSQSVKLQAITEELQKKNAELQKVDENKTKYLATLSHELRAPLNAVIGFSDVLLDKVVGQLNQQQEKYLHEILNSGKHLLNLINDLLDLSKIKAGQVELDIRCIDPAIPLQEALAMGGAAISRKSLEVINLVPDNTYTVSADHNKLKQIFLNLLTNAVKFTPEGGRIIISARQEQNVLYLSVADTGIGIAPQYHETIFEAFKQTKNTVSGSFGGTGLGLAITRQLLALQNGRIYVESTEGQGATFTFTLPINYESFGG